From Bosea sp. NBC_00550, the proteins below share one genomic window:
- a CDS encoding TerC family protein: MDLSSISIVDPLIWGKLAEIILLNIVLSGDNAVVIALACRALAPAQRTKGIALGAGVAVVLRVVFTVLIASLLNTPFLRIIGAVLLVWIAVKLIVEDEGQDEDSITASSKLWKAVQTVAIADIVMSLDNVLAIAAVAKDSIPLLIAGLIISIPLIVLGASLITNLLTRFPILVWAGAALLGWVAGEMFESDPWLIARFGEELLHKLEYPAAILGALLVLGLGYLIKSRRPDPAH; this comes from the coding sequence ATGGATTTGTCGTCGATATCGATTGTCGATCCCCTGATCTGGGGCAAGCTGGCCGAGATCATCCTCCTCAACATCGTGCTCTCAGGCGACAACGCCGTCGTCATCGCGCTGGCCTGCCGCGCGCTGGCGCCTGCGCAGCGGACCAAGGGCATCGCGCTCGGCGCCGGTGTCGCAGTGGTGCTGCGGGTGGTCTTCACGGTGCTGATCGCGTCGCTGCTCAACACGCCGTTCCTGCGCATCATAGGTGCGGTTCTGCTCGTCTGGATCGCGGTGAAGCTGATCGTTGAGGACGAGGGCCAGGACGAGGATTCGATCACCGCCAGCAGCAAGCTCTGGAAAGCGGTGCAGACCGTCGCGATAGCCGACATCGTGATGAGCCTCGACAACGTGCTGGCCATCGCCGCCGTGGCGAAGGACTCGATCCCGCTCCTCATCGCCGGCCTCATCATCTCGATCCCGCTGATCGTGCTCGGCGCTTCGCTGATCACCAATCTGCTGACGCGCTTCCCGATCCTGGTCTGGGCCGGTGCGGCGCTGCTGGGCTGGGTCGCCGGCGAGATGTTCGAGAGCGATCCCTGGCTGATCGCCCGCTTCGGCGAGGAACTGCTGCACAAGCTGGAATACCCGGCCGCGATCCTGGGCGCGCTGCTCGTGCTCGGTCTCGGCTATCTCATCAAATCGCGCCGGCCCGACCCGGCTCACTGA
- a CDS encoding alpha/beta fold hydrolase, producing MSLTERPVTDNLFPGFRLLDVQTSGARIRVRTGGEGPPLLLLHGYPQTHALWHKVASRLKDSFTLVCADLRGYGDSDKLATDAEHSPYSKRAMAQDMAEVMTALGHERFFVGAHDRGARVTHRLALDHADRVMRLATLDIAPTREMYANTTDAFARAYWHWFFLIQPAPFPERMIGADPEAYWRKKCGSGSAGMTPFAPEALAHYLRCFADPAAIHGSCEDYRAAATIDIRHDDEDGGRKLTQPLLALWGANGIIGRCFDPLALWRERAQDVRGHALPGGHYLAEEVPDLVAAEFRTFFGEAA from the coding sequence ATGAGCCTCACCGAACGTCCTGTAACGGATAATCTCTTCCCCGGTTTCCGCCTGCTCGACGTTCAGACGTCGGGAGCGCGCATCCGCGTGCGTACGGGCGGGGAGGGGCCGCCGCTCCTGCTGCTGCACGGCTATCCGCAGACGCACGCGCTCTGGCACAAGGTCGCTTCGCGGCTGAAGGACAGCTTCACCCTCGTCTGCGCCGATCTGCGCGGCTATGGCGACAGCGACAAGCTTGCGACAGACGCGGAGCATTCCCCCTATTCGAAGCGCGCCATGGCGCAGGACATGGCCGAGGTGATGACCGCGCTCGGCCACGAACGCTTCTTCGTCGGCGCGCATGATCGCGGCGCCCGCGTCACCCATCGCCTGGCGCTCGACCATGCCGACCGCGTCATGCGCCTTGCCACGCTCGACATCGCGCCGACGCGCGAGATGTACGCCAACACCACCGACGCCTTCGCCCGCGCCTATTGGCACTGGTTTTTCCTGATCCAGCCGGCGCCCTTTCCGGAGCGCATGATCGGTGCCGATCCGGAGGCCTATTGGCGCAAGAAATGCGGGTCCGGCTCGGCGGGGATGACGCCTTTCGCACCTGAGGCGCTCGCCCATTACCTCCGCTGTTTCGCCGACCCCGCGGCGATCCACGGCAGCTGCGAGGACTATCGCGCCGCTGCGACCATCGACATTCGTCACGATGATGAGGATGGCGGGCGCAAGCTGACCCAGCCGCTGCTTGCGCTTTGGGGCGCGAACGGCATCATCGGAAGATGTTTCGACCCGCTGGCCTTGTGGCGTGAGCGTGCGCAGGATGTGCGCGGCCATGCCCTGCCGGGCGGGCATTATCTTGCGGAGGAGGTCCCTGATCTCGTCGCCGCGGAGTTCAGGACGTTCTTCGGAGAAGCCGCATGA
- the pheT gene encoding phenylalanine--tRNA ligase subunit beta — MKFTISWLKEHLDTDASVAEIAETLTRIGLEVEAIEDRAAAFSAFTIAYVIEAKQHPNADRLRVCLVDTGAGEPVQVVCGAPNARTGMKGVFSPPGSYIPGKKITLGRGVIRGVESNGMLVSEAELELSDDHDGIIDLPDDAPVGQPYATYAGLDDAVIEIAVTPNRADALGVAGIARDLAAAGLGKLKTPSVPPVRGSFPCPVKVTLDFADEDRKLCPAFALRLVRGVKNGPSPDWLQARLRAVGLRPINALVDITNFMTLDSNRPLHVFDAAKVQGNLTVRRAKAGETILALDGKTYTLTDEQVVIADEHGVESLAGIMGGEASGSSETTTDVLIESALWDPLNVARSGRALGINSDARYRFERGVDPDFARPGLDLATAMVIDLCGGEASEMEFAGELPDSPGAIDFPWSEVKRLTGLDLPQAEMKLALTSLGFHVSGAGDRVKVAPPSWRADVGGKADLVEEIVRIAGLDRVASTPLPRIKGEVVKPVLTVLQKRTRIAKRTLAARGLVEAVTWSFISQDQARLFGGGSPKLALANPIAADLSDMRPSLLPGLIRAAQANADRGFPDVALFEVGQIFKSDEPEGQLIAATGLRRGTARLEGVGRHWDGGAKPVDAFDAKADVLGLLAGLGVPTGGLQIVAGGPVWAHPGRSATLQFGPKGIVGAFGEIHPRILKALDVKGPLVAFEIHLDALPLPKSKPTKVKPKLALSDFQPVTRDFAFIVDKAVAAGDMAKTAQGADRALIANVGVFDLYEGAGVDAGKKSVALAVTLQPTEKTLTEAEIEAVGTRIVAEMGKRYGATLRG; from the coding sequence ATGAAATTCACGATTTCCTGGCTCAAAGAGCACCTCGACACCGACGCCTCCGTCGCCGAGATCGCCGAAACCTTGACCCGCATCGGCCTCGAGGTCGAGGCGATCGAGGATCGCGCCGCCGCGTTCTCCGCCTTCACCATCGCCTATGTCATCGAGGCGAAGCAGCATCCCAACGCCGACCGGCTGCGCGTCTGCCTGGTCGATACCGGCGCGGGCGAGCCCGTGCAGGTGGTCTGCGGCGCGCCCAATGCCCGCACCGGGATGAAGGGCGTGTTCTCGCCGCCGGGCAGCTACATCCCCGGCAAGAAGATCACCCTCGGCAGGGGCGTGATCCGCGGCGTCGAATCGAACGGCATGCTGGTCTCCGAGGCCGAGCTCGAACTCTCCGACGACCATGACGGCATCATCGATCTGCCTGATGATGCGCCGGTCGGCCAGCCCTACGCGACTTATGCCGGGCTCGACGATGCCGTGATCGAGATCGCGGTGACCCCGAACCGGGCCGATGCGCTCGGCGTCGCCGGCATCGCGCGCGACCTCGCCGCTGCCGGCCTCGGCAAGCTCAAGACGCCGTCGGTACCGCCGGTACGCGGCAGCTTCCCATGCCCGGTCAAGGTTACGCTCGACTTCGCCGACGAGGACCGCAAGCTTTGCCCGGCTTTCGCGCTGCGTCTCGTGCGTGGCGTGAAGAACGGTCCGTCGCCGGACTGGCTGCAGGCGCGGCTGCGCGCCGTAGGCCTGCGCCCGATCAACGCGCTGGTCGACATCACCAACTTCATGACGCTCGACAGCAACCGCCCGCTGCACGTCTTCGACGCCGCCAAGGTGCAGGGCAACCTCACCGTGCGCCGCGCGAAGGCAGGCGAGACCATCCTCGCCCTCGACGGCAAGACCTATACGCTCACCGACGAGCAGGTCGTGATCGCCGATGAGCACGGCGTAGAGTCGCTCGCGGGCATCATGGGCGGCGAAGCCTCCGGCAGCAGCGAAACGACCACCGACGTGCTGATCGAGAGCGCGCTCTGGGATCCGCTCAATGTCGCCCGCTCGGGCCGCGCACTCGGCATCAACTCGGATGCGCGCTATCGCTTCGAGCGCGGCGTCGATCCCGATTTCGCCCGGCCCGGCCTCGACCTCGCCACGGCGATGGTCATCGATCTATGCGGCGGCGAGGCCTCCGAGATGGAGTTCGCCGGCGAATTGCCTGACAGCCCCGGCGCGATCGACTTCCCCTGGTCGGAGGTCAAGCGCCTCACCGGGCTCGACCTGCCGCAGGCGGAGATGAAGCTCGCGCTGACCTCGCTCGGCTTCCACGTCTCGGGCGCGGGGGACCGGGTCAAGGTCGCGCCGCCGTCCTGGCGCGCCGATGTCGGCGGCAAGGCGGATCTGGTCGAGGAGATCGTCCGCATAGCCGGCCTGGATCGCGTCGCCTCGACGCCGCTGCCGCGCATCAAGGGCGAGGTGGTCAAGCCGGTGCTGACCGTGCTGCAGAAGCGCACGCGCATCGCCAAGCGCACGCTCGCGGCGCGCGGCCTCGTCGAGGCCGTGACCTGGTCCTTCATCTCGCAGGATCAGGCCAGGCTCTTCGGCGGCGGCTCGCCCAAGCTCGCGCTCGCCAATCCGATCGCCGCCGATCTCTCCGACATGCGCCCCTCGTTGCTGCCGGGCCTGATCCGGGCTGCGCAGGCCAATGCCGATCGCGGCTTCCCCGATGTCGCGCTGTTCGAGGTCGGCCAGATCTTCAAGAGCGACGAGCCGGAAGGCCAGCTCATCGCCGCAACGGGCCTGCGCCGCGGTACGGCCCGCCTCGAAGGCGTCGGTCGCCATTGGGATGGCGGCGCCAAGCCGGTCGATGCCTTCGATGCCAAGGCCGATGTGCTCGGCCTGCTGGCCGGGCTCGGCGTGCCGACCGGTGGCCTGCAGATCGTTGCGGGCGGCCCGGTCTGGGCCCATCCCGGCCGCTCGGCCACGCTGCAGTTCGGCCCCAAAGGCATCGTCGGTGCCTTCGGCGAAATCCACCCGCGCATCCTCAAGGCGCTCGACGTCAAGGGGCCGCTCGTCGCCTTCGAGATCCATCTCGATGCGCTGCCGCTGCCGAAGTCCAAGCCGACCAAGGTCAAGCCGAAGCTAGCCCTCTCCGACTTCCAGCCGGTGACGCGCGACTTCGCCTTCATCGTCGACAAGGCGGTGGCGGCCGGAGATATGGCGAAGACCGCCCAGGGCGCGGACCGTGCCCTGATCGCCAATGTCGGCGTCTTCGATCTCTATGAGGGCGCGGGCGTCGACGCCGGCAAGAAGTCGGTCGCGCTCGCCGTGACGCTGCAGCCGACCGAGAAGACGCTGACCGAAGCCGAGATCGAGGCCGTCGGCACCAGGATCGTCGCCGAGATGGGCAAGCGCTACGGCGCGACTCTGCGCGGGTAA
- a CDS encoding amino acid ABC transporter substrate-binding protein: MKKFLLSLAAGLALTAAASAPALAQSTLDKIKARGNIICGTSEGVPGFSLQDGNGIWQGFDTDVCRALAAAIFNDPKKASYLSLSSKNRLVALQSGEIDVLARTTTWTLGRDIGQGLTFTAVNYYDGQGFIVRKKLNVKDVKDLNGASVCVAQGTTTELNLADYGRTNGIKFETVAFATLDDTVQAYEAGRCDAYTTDLSSLAGTRGRLKDPEEHVLLQQVISKEPLGPWVRKNDPAWFDIVRWTVFALINAEEFGVTQANVEEMAKTSQNPEIRRMLGSEGKFGEALGLSNDWVVRVVKAVGNYGESFDRHFGPNTRNPLPRGANKLWTQGGLQYAPPIR, translated from the coding sequence GTGAAGAAGTTTCTGCTTAGCCTCGCCGCCGGCCTGGCCTTGACGGCTGCCGCCTCGGCCCCTGCGCTTGCCCAATCCACGCTCGACAAGATCAAAGCCCGCGGCAACATCATCTGCGGCACCAGCGAAGGCGTGCCCGGCTTCTCGCTGCAGGATGGCAACGGCATCTGGCAGGGCTTCGACACCGACGTCTGCCGCGCCCTGGCGGCGGCGATCTTCAACGACCCGAAAAAGGCGAGCTATCTGTCGCTGTCGAGCAAGAACCGGCTCGTCGCGCTCCAGAGCGGCGAGATCGACGTGCTCGCCCGCACCACGACCTGGACGCTCGGCCGCGACATCGGCCAGGGCCTGACCTTCACGGCAGTCAACTACTACGATGGCCAGGGCTTCATCGTCCGCAAGAAGCTCAATGTGAAAGACGTCAAGGACCTGAACGGCGCCTCGGTCTGTGTGGCGCAGGGCACGACGACCGAGCTCAACCTCGCCGACTATGGCCGGACGAATGGCATCAAGTTCGAGACCGTCGCTTTCGCCACCCTTGACGACACCGTGCAGGCCTATGAGGCGGGCCGCTGCGATGCCTACACCACCGACCTCTCGTCGCTTGCCGGTACGCGCGGCAGGCTGAAGGACCCGGAGGAGCATGTGCTGCTGCAGCAGGTCATTTCCAAGGAGCCGCTCGGCCCCTGGGTTCGCAAGAACGATCCGGCCTGGTTCGACATCGTGCGCTGGACGGTCTTCGCGCTGATCAATGCCGAGGAGTTCGGCGTGACGCAGGCCAATGTCGAGGAGATGGCGAAGACTTCGCAGAATCCCGAAATCCGCCGCATGCTCGGCAGCGAAGGCAAATTCGGCGAGGCGCTCGGCCTCAGCAACGACTGGGTCGTGCGGGTCGTCAAAGCTGTCGGCAACTACGGCGAGAGCTTCGATCGGCATTTCGGGCCGAACACGCGCAACCCACTGCCGCGCGGCGCCAACAAGCTCTGGACCCAGGGCGGTCTGCAATACGCCCCACCAATTCGCTGA
- a CDS encoding TerC family protein yields MDFSSSTFWISLLQIIWIDLLLSGDNAIVIALACRSLPENRKKIGIWLGAGAAVGLRIIFALAVTYLLAVPYLKVVGGVLLFWIAIKLAVGEEESHGNIEASESLWKAVRTIAIADAVMSLDNVIAIAAASRGHPELFIFGLLLSIPLIIMGAQLLTSIIERFPILIWLGAALLGWIAAEMILGDIAVLRWLQANWPNWVRAIPVEVNPLGIGPAKIPQYAAAVIGALFVCVLGYVLKRKPADQPG; encoded by the coding sequence ATGGATTTTTCGTCCTCCACCTTCTGGATATCGCTGCTGCAGATCATCTGGATCGATCTGCTGCTCTCCGGCGATAATGCGATCGTCATCGCGCTCGCCTGCCGCTCGCTGCCGGAGAACCGCAAGAAGATCGGCATCTGGCTCGGTGCCGGCGCGGCCGTCGGCCTGCGCATCATCTTCGCGCTGGCGGTCACCTATCTGCTCGCGGTGCCGTATCTGAAGGTGGTCGGTGGCGTCCTGCTGTTCTGGATCGCGATCAAGCTCGCAGTGGGTGAGGAGGAGTCCCACGGCAACATCGAGGCGAGCGAGAGCCTGTGGAAGGCGGTGCGCACCATCGCCATCGCTGACGCGGTGATGAGCCTCGACAACGTCATTGCCATCGCGGCGGCCTCGCGCGGCCATCCCGAGCTCTTCATCTTCGGCCTGCTGCTCTCGATCCCGCTGATCATCATGGGCGCGCAGCTCCTGACCTCGATCATCGAGCGCTTCCCGATCCTGATCTGGCTCGGCGCCGCGCTGCTAGGCTGGATCGCGGCCGAGATGATCCTCGGCGACATCGCGGTGCTGCGCTGGCTGCAGGCCAACTGGCCGAACTGGGTCAGGGCGATCCCGGTCGAGGTCAATCCGCTCGGCATCGGCCCGGCGAAAATACCGCAATATGCGGCGGCGGTGATCGGCGCGCTCTTCGTCTGCGTCCTCGGCTATGTGCTGAAGCGCAAGCCGGCCGACCAGCCGGGCTGA
- a CDS encoding TIGR00730 family Rossman fold protein: protein MQEDALPDNTAQKESPSYRLAARDPDFILGDSTRGVRFLLEYQKAENHLRARGVVSTIVVFGSARVREGNPWYEAARQFGRIASERGGALRDGEAGRHHVIATGGGPGIMEAANRGATEAGAISIGFNITLPHEQEPNAWSTPDLTFRFHYFAMRKMHLAMRAAALVVFPGGFGTLDELFEIITLVQTGKMGPVPIVLYDSGYWQGLLNLDRMAAAGFIRPEDLKLFSYVDTPEQAYDRIVEGAGDGWNPPTNGSVQS from the coding sequence ATGCAGGAGGATGCCTTGCCCGACAACACCGCCCAGAAGGAATCGCCCTCCTATCGGCTCGCCGCCCGCGACCCCGATTTCATCCTCGGCGATTCGACCCGCGGCGTACGCTTCCTGCTGGAATACCAGAAGGCGGAGAATCATCTGCGGGCGCGCGGCGTCGTCTCGACGATCGTGGTCTTCGGCTCGGCGCGGGTGCGCGAGGGCAACCCCTGGTACGAAGCCGCCCGGCAGTTCGGCCGCATCGCCTCCGAACGCGGCGGCGCGCTGCGCGACGGCGAGGCCGGGCGCCACCACGTCATCGCCACCGGCGGCGGGCCGGGCATCATGGAAGCGGCCAATCGCGGCGCGACCGAGGCCGGCGCGATCTCGATCGGCTTCAACATCACCCTGCCCCACGAGCAGGAGCCGAACGCCTGGTCGACGCCCGACCTGACCTTCCGCTTCCACTATTTCGCAATGCGCAAGATGCATCTCGCCATGCGCGCTGCGGCGCTCGTGGTCTTCCCCGGCGGCTTCGGCACGCTCGACGAGCTGTTCGAGATCATCACGCTGGTGCAGACGGGCAAGATGGGGCCGGTGCCGATCGTGCTCTACGATTCCGGCTACTGGCAGGGCCTGCTCAACCTCGACAGGATGGCGGCCGCCGGCTTCATCCGCCCTGAGGACCTGAAGCTCTTCAGCTATGTCGACACGCCCGAGCAAGCCTATGACCGGATCGTCGAAGGCGCCGGCGATGGCTGGAACCCGCCGACGAACGGCAGCGTGCAGAGCTGA
- a CDS encoding ceramide glucosyltransferase → MTPAGWAALFAGLLSATNLASQAIALRRLRRPLQRSVLLDTLPPVTIVRPVRGIEAFSRETAISGLELDYPSYSTIFCVADAQDPIVPLVEELIGIYGADKVRLIIGDVAVSANPKLNNCVRGWEEATTDWVILADSNVLMPKDYIKRMLAAWQPATGLVCSTPAGSRPQSFGAEVECAFLNAFQARWQYVGEALGLGFAQGKSMLWNKPFLDALGGIAALGAEIAEDAAATKLVRGAGKHVHLVGQPFEQPLGPRRLADAVQRQFRWARLRRVTFLPFFMLELISAPLLPAVLAAFGAPALGLPFWLGPLLVLLLWYVGDIVLSASVGWFLNWRTPLAMLVRDIAFPGVWAYAFVGGEVSWRGNAMKIRTDGANELNDTTPTLSTANSKISD, encoded by the coding sequence ATGACGCCTGCGGGCTGGGCGGCGCTGTTTGCCGGGCTGCTGAGCGCGACGAACCTGGCGAGCCAGGCCATCGCGCTCCGGCGGCTGCGCCGGCCTTTGCAACGCTCGGTCCTGCTCGACACCTTGCCGCCGGTCACCATTGTCAGGCCTGTGCGCGGCATCGAGGCCTTCAGCCGCGAGACGGCGATCTCCGGGCTTGAGCTCGACTATCCCAGCTACAGCACGATCTTCTGCGTCGCCGATGCGCAGGACCCGATCGTTCCGCTGGTCGAGGAATTGATCGGCATCTACGGCGCCGACAAGGTCAGGCTGATCATCGGCGACGTCGCGGTCAGCGCCAATCCAAAGCTGAACAATTGCGTGCGCGGCTGGGAGGAGGCGACGACCGACTGGGTCATCCTCGCCGATTCCAACGTGCTGATGCCGAAGGATTACATCAAGCGCATGCTCGCCGCCTGGCAGCCTGCCACCGGGCTCGTCTGCTCGACGCCGGCCGGCTCCCGGCCGCAGAGCTTCGGCGCCGAGGTCGAATGCGCCTTCCTCAACGCCTTCCAGGCACGCTGGCAATATGTCGGCGAAGCCTTGGGGCTGGGCTTCGCGCAGGGCAAGTCGATGCTCTGGAACAAGCCCTTCCTCGACGCGCTGGGCGGTATCGCCGCGCTCGGCGCCGAGATCGCCGAGGATGCCGCCGCGACCAAGCTCGTGCGCGGCGCCGGCAAGCATGTCCATCTCGTCGGCCAGCCCTTTGAGCAGCCGCTCGGCCCGCGCCGCCTGGCGGATGCGGTGCAGCGCCAGTTCCGCTGGGCGCGGCTGCGGCGCGTGACGTTCCTGCCGTTCTTCATGCTGGAGCTCATCTCCGCACCGCTCCTGCCGGCCGTGCTGGCGGCCTTCGGCGCCCCGGCGCTGGGTTTGCCGTTCTGGCTGGGGCCGCTTCTGGTGCTGCTGCTCTGGTATGTCGGCGACATCGTGCTGTCCGCCAGCGTCGGCTGGTTTCTGAACTGGCGTACGCCGCTCGCGATGCTGGTGCGAGACATCGCCTTCCCCGGTGTCTGGGCCTATGCCTTCGTCGGCGGGGAAGTGAGTTGGCGTGGCAACGCCATGAAGATCCGCACTGACGGCGCCAACGAGCTGAACGACACGACGCCGACGCTTTCGACGGCGAACTCGAAGATTTCCGACTGA
- the pheS gene encoding phenylalanine--tRNA ligase subunit alpha: MTDIATLERDVLAAIDTASDETAVEDVRIAALGKSGSISALLKTLGAMTPDERKEKGPLINGLRDRVQGAIAARKEALGEAALETRLASERVDVSLPVQDGPEARGRIHPISQVIDEITAIFGDMGFAIAEGPDVETDDLNFTKLNFPVGHPAREMHDTFFFAPDANGERKLLRTHTSPVQVRTMLAQEPPIRVICPGRTYRNDSDQTHTPMFHQVEGLVIDKTAHLGHLKWILEEFCKSFFEIDDVKMRFRPSFFPFTEPSMEVDIQCSRKGGEIRFGEGEDWLEILGCGMVHPNVLRNCGLDPEVYQGFAWGMGIDRIAMLKYGMPDLRPFFEADVRWLAHYGFRPLDLPTLTGGLSS; the protein is encoded by the coding sequence ATGACCGATATCGCCACCCTGGAACGCGACGTCCTCGCCGCGATCGACACCGCCTCCGACGAAACTGCCGTCGAGGATGTGCGCATCGCCGCGCTCGGCAAGTCCGGCTCGATCTCGGCGTTGCTGAAGACGCTGGGCGCGATGACGCCCGACGAGCGCAAGGAGAAGGGCCCGCTGATCAACGGCCTGCGCGACCGAGTGCAGGGCGCTATCGCGGCCCGTAAGGAAGCGCTCGGCGAGGCGGCGCTGGAGACGAGGCTCGCCTCCGAGCGCGTCGACGTGTCGCTGCCGGTTCAGGATGGCCCGGAAGCGCGGGGCCGCATCCACCCGATCAGCCAGGTCATCGACGAGATCACCGCGATCTTCGGAGACATGGGCTTCGCCATCGCCGAGGGGCCGGATGTCGAGACCGACGACCTCAACTTCACCAAGCTGAACTTCCCGGTCGGCCACCCCGCCCGCGAGATGCACGACACCTTCTTCTTCGCGCCGGATGCCAATGGCGAGCGCAAGCTGCTGAGGACTCACACCTCGCCGGTGCAGGTCCGCACGATGCTGGCGCAGGAGCCGCCGATCCGCGTGATCTGCCCGGGCCGGACCTACCGCAACGATTCCGACCAGACCCACACCCCGATGTTCCATCAGGTCGAGGGTCTCGTCATCGACAAGACTGCCCATCTCGGCCATCTTAAGTGGATCCTGGAGGAGTTCTGCAAGTCCTTCTTCGAGATCGACGATGTGAAGATGCGCTTCCGCCCGTCCTTCTTCCCCTTCACCGAGCCCTCGATGGAGGTCGACATCCAGTGCTCGCGCAAGGGCGGCGAGATCCGCTTCGGCGAGGGCGAGGACTGGCTGGAGATCCTCGGCTGCGGCATGGTCCATCCGAACGTACTGCGCAATTGCGGGCTCGACCCGGAAGTCTATCAGGGCTTCGCCTGGGGCATGGGCATCGACCGCATCGCCATGCTGAAATACGGCATGCCGGACCTGCGCCCCTTCTTCGAAGCTGACGTGCGCTGGCTCGCCCATTACGGCTTCCGCCCGCTCGACCTGCCGACGCTGACGGGCGGCCTTTCTTCATGA
- the rplT gene encoding 50S ribosomal protein L20 produces MARVKRGVTAHAKHKKTLKAAKGFYGRRKNTIRAAKAAVDRSMQYAYRDRKNKKRSFRALWIQRLNAAVREHGLTYSVFIGGLIKAGIELDRKTLSAMAIDDVASFTAVVETVKGALGAEAKAA; encoded by the coding sequence ATGGCTCGCGTGAAACGGGGCGTGACTGCCCACGCCAAGCACAAGAAGACACTCAAGGCCGCCAAGGGCTTCTATGGCCGCCGCAAGAATACGATCCGCGCCGCCAAGGCGGCCGTCGATCGCTCGATGCAGTACGCCTATCGCGACCGCAAGAACAAGAAGCGCTCGTTCCGCGCGCTCTGGATCCAGCGCCTCAACGCTGCGGTGCGCGAGCACGGCCTGACTTATTCGGTCTTCATCGGCGGCCTGATCAAGGCCGGCATCGAGCTCGACCGCAAGACCCTGTCGGCCATGGCGATCGACGACGTGGCATCGTTCACGGCCGTGGTCGAGACCGTCAAGGGCGCGCTCGGCGCCGAAGCCAAGGCCGCCTGA
- a CDS encoding tartrate dehydrogenase → MTGTNRVYRIAVIPGDGIGKEVMPEGLRVLEAASKKFGFELRLDEFDFSSCDYYAKHGKMLPDDWKEKIGGHDAIYFGAVGMPQQVPDHISLWGSLLLFRREFDQYVNLRPVRLMPGVPGPLVGRKPGDIDFFVVRENTEGEYSSVGGRMYAGTEREIVIQETVMSRVGVDRVLKYAFELAQRRPRKKLTSATKSNGISITMPYWDERVKEMAKNYPGVAVDQYHIDILTAHFVLNPDRFDVVVASNLFGDILSDLGPACTGTIGIAPSGNINPTGDHPSLFEPVHGSAPDIAGQGIANPVGMIWSGAMMLDHLGEHEAAKGIEAAIERALGDAGTRTRDLGGSLGTQAAGKAVEQAL, encoded by the coding sequence ATGACCGGGACCAATCGCGTTTACCGTATCGCCGTCATCCCCGGTGACGGCATCGGCAAGGAAGTCATGCCCGAGGGCCTGCGCGTGCTGGAGGCGGCGTCGAAGAAGTTCGGCTTCGAGCTTCGCCTGGACGAGTTCGACTTCTCCTCCTGCGACTACTACGCCAAGCACGGCAAGATGCTGCCGGATGACTGGAAGGAAAAGATCGGCGGCCACGACGCGATCTATTTCGGCGCCGTCGGCATGCCCCAGCAGGTGCCGGACCACATCTCCCTCTGGGGCTCGCTGCTGCTGTTCCGGCGCGAATTCGACCAATACGTCAACCTGCGCCCCGTCCGCCTGATGCCGGGCGTTCCCGGCCCGCTCGTGGGCCGCAAGCCGGGAGACATCGACTTCTTCGTCGTCCGCGAGAACACCGAGGGCGAGTATTCCTCGGTCGGCGGGCGCATGTATGCCGGCACCGAGCGCGAGATCGTCATCCAGGAGACGGTGATGAGCCGTGTCGGCGTCGACCGCGTGCTCAAATACGCCTTCGAGCTCGCCCAGCGCCGCCCGCGCAAGAAGCTGACCTCCGCCACCAAGTCCAACGGCATCTCGATCACGATGCCCTACTGGGACGAGCGGGTGAAGGAGATGGCGAAGAATTATCCCGGCGTCGCCGTCGACCAGTACCATATCGACATCCTGACCGCGCATTTCGTGCTGAACCCGGACCGCTTCGACGTCGTCGTCGCCTCCAATCTCTTCGGCGACATCCTCTCCGATCTCGGCCCGGCCTGCACCGGTACGATCGGCATCGCTCCCTCAGGCAACATCAACCCGACCGGCGATCACCCCTCGCTGTTCGAGCCGGTCCACGGTTCGGCGCCGGATATCGCCGGGCAGGGCATCGCCAATCCCGTCGGCATGATCTGGTCGGGCGCGATGATGCTCGATCATCTCGGCGAGCACGAAGCCGCGAAGGGCATCGAGGCCGCGATCGAGCGTGCGCTCGGCGACGCTGGCACCCGCACGCGGGATCTCGGCGGCTCGCTCGGCACGCAGGCGGCCGGCAAGGCGGTCGAGCAGGCGCTTTAA
- the rpmI gene encoding 50S ribosomal protein L35: MPKIKTKSSAKKRFKITGTGKVLYAQAGKRHGMIKRTNKQIRNHRGTTTLFEGDAANVKKYFLPNG, translated from the coding sequence ATGCCCAAGATCAAGACGAAGTCGAGCGCTAAAAAGCGCTTCAAGATCACCGGTACCGGCAAGGTGCTCTACGCCCAGGCCGGCAAGCGTCACGGGATGATCAAGCGGACCAACAAGCAGATCCGCAACCACCGCGGCACGACGACCCTCTTCGAGGGCGATGCGGCCAACGTGAAGAAGTACTTCCTCCCCAACGGCTGA